Proteins encoded within one genomic window of Pseudomonas cannabina:
- a CDS encoding phage tail protein → MGAARKIDIHGEKGGSASPKAPTEASDSLRSTNLAKLLIAVGEGEFEGTPTAADIYLDNTPINDASGNVNFENVKWEWRTGSVDQSYIPGIPSVDNETTVNVELRNDSPWVRSITNTQLSAVRVRLAWPVLQQQDDEGNVGGYRIEYAIDVSTDGGSYQQVLSEAVDGKTTTRYERSRRIDLPAATSGWQIRVRRLTPNQNTNKISDAMFIAGLTEVIDAKLRYPNTALLYIEFDAEQFTNIPAVTVKCKARRWQVPSNYDPVAHTYSGVWDGTMKLAWTNNPAWITFGICTEDRFGLGKRIKPWMVDKWELYRISQYCDQAVPNGVGGMEPRFLCDINLQGKAEAWSLLRDIAGIYRGMTYWAQGQLVMQADMPRAQDFDYVFTRANVIDGKFSYGSASAKTRYTRAIVSYDNPDNNYDTDVIPYADLDLQRRYGDKPTELTAIGCTRASEAQRRGKWVVLSNSQDRTVSFTTGLEGAIPMPGYIIPIADSLLAGREIGGRITSAAGRVVTLDRDTLAKSGDRLIINLPSGKAEGRTVQSVMGRAVTVTTSYSEEPAPQLQWALDADDLSIPLYRVLSTKRSAEGQYAITALQYNPSKFAFIDTGARLEERPISVIPITVVPSPASVSLTSTTAIAQGLAVTTMTISWPAVAGAVAYDVEWRRDSGNWIKVQRTGSTSVDITGIYAGAYLARVRAVSAYDISSSWRNSMLTQLKGKEGLPPAVTSLTATSLIFGIALKWTFPLGAEDTQRTEIWYGPTTDLAKATKLSDLAYPQSEHVMQGLLAGVTFFFWARLVDRTGNVGPWYPTGVGVMGQTSSNAGAILEMIADQISETELAKQLLDRIDLIDGDGAGSVNERLEELKANIGEITDALVYVPTDAYVRDNTVRVGDNLWTAIAAVPAAADGSNGPPNPAYWVNSGQSIRTANALAAQVTKNTADITTVDGKTSVTASQLQAVQAQYRADSGEGDLLDAIKGWDSTASVAQEVKVRTEQDFALAQRTTVLDARVGGAESKISIVETAQATDREATTQQITNLTATVTTNQSTVQAAIQSEATARASADGALSTKLDQVQATANGASAAVQTVSSAQATTDGKLTAMYTVKLQVNSNGQYVMAGIGAGIENVGGVLQSQILMTADRFALVNTLAGGAISTPFVAQNGQLFLGPTFIMDGTITNAKIGSFISSTDYVAGQRGWILRKDGTLEINGSGAAGGRLVVTNRSIRVYDVNNNKRVQLGDLSE, encoded by the coding sequence ATGGGCGCAGCACGCAAGATCGACATCCACGGCGAGAAAGGCGGCAGCGCCAGCCCAAAAGCGCCCACCGAAGCATCAGACAGCCTGCGCTCGACCAACCTGGCAAAGCTGCTGATCGCGGTTGGTGAGGGTGAATTCGAAGGCACCCCGACTGCTGCGGACATCTATCTCGACAACACGCCAATCAATGATGCGAGCGGCAACGTCAATTTCGAGAACGTGAAGTGGGAGTGGCGTACCGGGTCTGTGGACCAGTCATACATCCCGGGCATTCCATCAGTAGACAACGAGACAACCGTCAACGTTGAACTACGCAACGACTCGCCCTGGGTGCGCTCCATCACGAACACCCAGCTTTCAGCTGTGCGCGTGCGCCTGGCATGGCCCGTACTTCAGCAACAGGACGACGAGGGCAACGTCGGCGGCTATCGCATTGAGTACGCCATTGACGTGTCCACCGACGGGGGCAGCTATCAGCAGGTGCTGAGCGAAGCCGTGGACGGCAAGACTACCACCCGGTACGAGCGATCGCGCCGCATCGACTTGCCGGCCGCCACGTCCGGTTGGCAGATACGCGTACGCCGTCTGACACCAAACCAGAACACCAACAAGATTTCCGACGCGATGTTCATTGCCGGGCTGACAGAGGTCATCGACGCAAAGCTGCGCTATCCGAACACAGCGCTCCTTTACATCGAGTTCGACGCCGAGCAGTTCACAAACATCCCAGCCGTGACTGTGAAGTGCAAGGCCCGCAGATGGCAGGTGCCGAGCAACTACGACCCGGTCGCCCATACCTACTCAGGCGTATGGGACGGCACCATGAAGCTGGCGTGGACCAACAACCCGGCCTGGATCACTTTCGGCATCTGCACTGAGGATAGATTCGGCCTGGGTAAGCGCATCAAGCCGTGGATGGTTGACAAATGGGAGCTCTACCGGATTTCCCAGTACTGCGATCAGGCGGTACCGAACGGTGTCGGCGGCATGGAGCCGCGGTTCCTGTGCGACATAAATCTGCAAGGCAAGGCCGAAGCATGGTCCCTGCTGCGCGATATTGCCGGGATTTACCGGGGCATGACGTATTGGGCTCAAGGCCAACTGGTGATGCAGGCCGATATGCCGCGCGCTCAAGACTTCGACTACGTTTTCACGCGCGCAAACGTGATTGACGGGAAGTTCAGCTACGGCAGCGCCTCGGCAAAGACCCGGTACACTCGCGCAATCGTCAGCTACGACAATCCAGACAACAACTACGACACCGACGTCATACCTTATGCCGATCTGGATTTACAGCGTAGATACGGTGACAAGCCAACTGAGCTGACGGCCATTGGTTGCACTCGGGCATCTGAGGCACAGCGGCGCGGTAAATGGGTTGTGCTAAGCAACAGCCAGGATAGAACGGTCAGCTTCACGACCGGCCTTGAAGGCGCTATCCCGATGCCGGGCTACATCATCCCTATTGCGGACTCGCTTCTGGCTGGTCGCGAGATCGGTGGCCGTATAACTTCGGCTGCCGGCCGCGTTGTGACTCTAGATCGGGACACACTGGCGAAGTCTGGCGACCGACTGATCATCAACTTGCCCAGCGGTAAGGCAGAGGGGCGCACCGTCCAATCAGTAATGGGCAGAGCAGTCACTGTTACGACCTCTTACAGTGAGGAGCCAGCCCCCCAGCTGCAGTGGGCGCTCGATGCGGACGACCTGTCTATCCCGCTGTACCGGGTGTTGAGCACCAAGCGCAGCGCTGAAGGTCAGTACGCGATCACGGCGCTCCAGTACAACCCGAGCAAGTTCGCCTTCATTGATACCGGAGCTCGCCTGGAAGAGCGACCAATCAGTGTAATCCCGATCACCGTTGTCCCGTCGCCTGCCAGCGTTTCGCTGACGTCGACGACGGCTATCGCCCAGGGGCTGGCAGTTACAACAATGACCATCAGCTGGCCCGCCGTGGCCGGCGCGGTTGCCTATGACGTCGAATGGAGAAGGGACAGCGGCAACTGGATCAAGGTGCAGCGTACCGGCTCCACCAGCGTTGACATCACTGGCATCTATGCCGGCGCCTATCTCGCCCGCGTGCGTGCCGTCAGCGCGTATGACATTTCGTCGAGCTGGCGGAATTCGATGCTGACCCAGCTCAAGGGTAAAGAGGGCCTGCCGCCTGCCGTAACCTCACTGACAGCCACCTCGCTGATATTTGGGATCGCGCTCAAGTGGACTTTCCCACTTGGTGCGGAGGACACACAGCGCACGGAAATCTGGTACGGGCCGACGACCGACCTGGCCAAGGCCACGAAGCTCAGCGACCTGGCCTACCCGCAGTCGGAACACGTCATGCAGGGGCTGCTGGCGGGTGTGACGTTCTTTTTCTGGGCGCGGCTGGTGGATCGTACCGGCAATGTGGGTCCGTGGTATCCGACCGGCGTGGGTGTCATGGGGCAGACCAGCAGTAATGCTGGAGCGATCCTTGAAATGATTGCCGACCAGATTTCGGAGACGGAGCTGGCCAAGCAGCTGCTGGACCGGATCGACCTCATCGATGGCGACGGAGCTGGCTCAGTCAATGAGCGCCTGGAAGAGCTGAAGGCCAACATCGGAGAAATCACCGACGCGCTGGTCTACGTGCCCACCGATGCCTACGTGCGGGACAACACCGTGCGCGTGGGCGACAACCTCTGGACGGCCATTGCTGCGGTTCCTGCGGCTGCCGATGGCTCCAACGGTCCGCCGAACCCGGCGTACTGGGTGAACAGTGGTCAGTCGATCCGCACGGCCAACGCTCTGGCAGCCCAGGTAACGAAGAACACCGCAGACATCACCACGGTGGACGGCAAGACCAGCGTTACCGCCAGCCAGCTACAGGCGGTGCAGGCTCAGTACCGGGCTGACAGCGGAGAAGGCGATCTGCTGGACGCTATCAAGGGATGGGACAGCACTGCCAGTGTGGCACAGGAAGTGAAGGTCAGGACGGAGCAGGACTTTGCACTGGCGCAGCGCACGACGGTGCTGGATGCCCGAGTGGGCGGCGCTGAGTCGAAAATCAGCATCGTTGAAACTGCTCAAGCCACGGACAGGGAGGCTACCACCCAGCAGATCACTAACCTGACGGCGACGGTTACCACAAACCAGTCAACGGTTCAGGCTGCCATTCAGTCCGAGGCTACCGCCAGAGCGAGTGCCGACGGTGCGCTGTCCACAAAGCTGGACCAAGTGCAGGCTACGGCCAACGGCGCGAGCGCAGCCGTTCAGACGGTCAGCTCGGCCCAGGCGACCACGGACGGCAAGCTCACAGCGATGTACACCGTCAAATTGCAAGTCAACTCCAACGGCCAGTACGTCATGGCGGGGATAGGCGCAGGGATTGAGAACGTTGGCGGGGTGCTGCAGAGCCAGATCCTCATGACTGCCGACCGGTTCGCGCTGGTAAACACGCTGGCGGGCGGCGCGATATCGACTCCGTTCGTTGCCCAGAACGGGCAGCTGTTCCTCGGTCCGACCTTCATCATGGACGGCACGATCACCAACGCGAAAATCGGCAGCTTCATCAGCTCTACCGACTACGTGGCCGGGCAGCGTGGATGGATCTTGCGCAAGGATGGGACGCTAGAGATCAACGGATCAGGCGCTGCTGGCGGCAGGCTGGTGGTCACCAACCGATCGATACGCGTGTACGACGTCAACAACAACAAGCGCGTGCAGCTTGGAGATCTAAGCGAATGA
- a CDS encoding tail assembly protein codes for MAAIQYSPMTTIKLSGSLARKFGRVHRRQIDSGQTWEVFKALKATLEGFAEEIRRLDRLGMRFAIFRNGQNVGEEGFGLGGSREVRVVPVLQGSKRGGLIQTVLGVVLIAASFFGAPTAPAGIALLAGGVIQMLSPQAAGVKQSAAPENQPSYAFGSAKNTTASGNPVPICIGERRWGGAIISASIYAEDKT; via the coding sequence ATGGCAGCCATTCAATACTCGCCTATGACCACGATCAAGCTGTCGGGATCGCTGGCCCGAAAGTTCGGCCGCGTCCATCGCAGGCAGATCGACTCAGGTCAGACCTGGGAGGTATTCAAGGCCCTCAAGGCAACTCTGGAAGGGTTTGCTGAAGAGATTCGCCGACTTGATCGGCTGGGCATGCGTTTCGCGATATTCCGCAACGGCCAGAACGTCGGAGAGGAAGGCTTCGGGCTTGGAGGTTCGCGCGAGGTCAGGGTGGTGCCGGTGTTGCAGGGTAGCAAGCGGGGAGGCCTGATACAGACTGTCCTTGGCGTTGTCCTGATTGCAGCAAGCTTCTTCGGAGCCCCCACGGCGCCCGCTGGTATTGCTTTGCTGGCTGGCGGCGTGATCCAAATGCTCAGCCCGCAAGCCGCAGGTGTCAAGCAGAGCGCAGCGCCAGAGAACCAGCCGTCGTACGCATTCGGCAGCGCCAAGAACACCACTGCCAGCGGCAACCCAGTGCCGATCTGCATCGGTGAGCGGCGCTGGGGTGGGGCGATCATCTCTGCATCAATCTACGCCGAAGACAAGACGTAA
- a CDS encoding C40 family peptidase, giving the protein MLKYILAAVQAHAAAEYPRECCGLLLSVGRKQQYFPCSNTATDPNEEFRISPEDYAAAEDAGTVIGVVHSHPDATSRPSPRDLAMCEATELPWHILSWPEGDLRTIVPTGNTPLLKRAFVHGAWDCWQVCADWYAREFGLEFEAFKRKDGWWESADAESLYETNYEAAGFFRVDQPQRGDMIVMEVGRTKHPNHAGIYLGADASLTGEESGVFGTGPFLLHHLYGRQSEIIVFGGPWLDRTRLILRHLRPAGV; this is encoded by the coding sequence ATGCTGAAATACATCCTGGCGGCCGTGCAGGCGCATGCGGCGGCTGAGTACCCGCGCGAGTGCTGCGGGCTGCTTCTGAGCGTTGGGCGAAAGCAGCAGTACTTTCCATGCTCCAACACTGCGACCGATCCGAACGAAGAGTTTCGCATCAGCCCCGAGGATTACGCCGCAGCAGAAGATGCGGGCACCGTGATCGGAGTTGTCCACTCGCACCCTGATGCGACCAGTCGACCTTCACCGCGAGACTTGGCGATGTGCGAAGCTACGGAGCTGCCCTGGCATATCTTGAGCTGGCCTGAGGGTGATTTGCGCACCATTGTGCCTACTGGCAACACGCCGCTTCTGAAGCGAGCGTTCGTGCACGGCGCTTGGGACTGTTGGCAGGTCTGCGCCGATTGGTACGCGCGCGAGTTCGGCCTGGAGTTCGAAGCATTCAAGCGCAAGGATGGCTGGTGGGAGAGTGCTGACGCGGAGAGCCTTTACGAAACCAATTACGAGGCGGCTGGCTTTTTCAGGGTTGATCAGCCGCAGCGCGGCGACATGATCGTGATGGAGGTCGGCCGGACGAAGCATCCGAACCACGCTGGCATCTATCTCGGCGCTGACGCTTCGCTGACAGGTGAAGAAAGCGGGGTATTCGGGACGGGTCCTTTCCTGTTGCATCACCTGTACGGAAGGCAGTCGGAGATCATCGTGTTCGGTGGCCCTTGGCTTGATCGAACGCGGCTGATCCTCAGGCACCTAAGACCAGCTGGTGTTTGA
- a CDS encoding phage minor tail protein L codes for MPLIADIQALEPGSELLLFELDGSDYGAEVLRFHGHAIPHSPAELIADGLNADQIPAKSIWWQGNEYSAWPIQLDGIEANGDGTAVRPVFSAGNVTGRITALCLAFEDLLEFKLTMRHTLGQYLDAQNFPGGNPDADPSQETIEVWYLDQKTNEDGETVSWELASPGDVGGESIGRQMTTLCHWCLTGGYRGPNCGYTGPYVDKDGQPTDNPELDVCDATLTRGCTPRFGAGNEVPFGGFPAVSLIARS; via the coding sequence ATGCCCCTGATTGCTGACATCCAGGCTCTTGAGCCTGGCAGTGAATTGCTGCTATTCGAGCTGGACGGATCGGACTATGGGGCGGAAGTGCTGCGCTTTCACGGGCACGCTATCCCACATAGCCCTGCCGAGCTGATCGCGGATGGCTTGAACGCTGACCAGATCCCTGCCAAGTCAATCTGGTGGCAGGGCAATGAATACAGCGCTTGGCCTATCCAGCTTGATGGCATAGAAGCCAATGGCGATGGCACGGCGGTGCGCCCGGTGTTCTCGGCCGGGAACGTCACGGGTCGCATCACTGCGCTGTGCCTGGCCTTCGAGGATCTTCTGGAATTCAAGCTGACCATGCGACACACGTTGGGCCAGTACCTGGATGCCCAGAATTTCCCCGGCGGCAATCCTGATGCGGATCCGTCGCAGGAGACGATTGAAGTCTGGTATCTGGACCAGAAAACCAATGAGGACGGCGAAACGGTCAGCTGGGAGTTGGCCAGCCCGGGAGACGTGGGCGGCGAATCGATTGGCCGGCAGATGACCACGCTTTGTCACTGGTGCCTCACCGGCGGATATCGCGGGCCAAACTGCGGCTACACCGGGCCATACGTCGACAAGGACGGGCAGCCCACCGATAACCCTGAACTTGATGTCTGCGATGCCACGTTGACGCGCGGCTGCACGCCGCGCTTCGGGGCTGGCAACGAAGTACCCTTTGGCGGTTTCCCCGCCGTATCCCTGATCGCGCGGAGCTGA
- a CDS encoding phage tail protein, translating to MAIETFTWPTQHGDAPDISYRVRTSQFGDGYKQQVGDGLNNKLDSYPVTFSGNQERVLAIMAFLDRHAGAKAFLWATPLGQVGLFTCKNPVPTPMGGRIFKLTATFERAFHS from the coding sequence ATGGCGATTGAAACCTTCACTTGGCCTACCCAGCACGGAGACGCGCCTGATATCAGTTATCGGGTGCGCACCTCCCAGTTTGGGGACGGCTATAAGCAGCAGGTCGGTGATGGCTTGAACAACAAGCTTGACTCCTACCCGGTCACGTTCAGCGGCAACCAGGAAAGGGTTTTGGCGATCATGGCATTCCTCGATAGGCATGCGGGTGCCAAGGCGTTTCTGTGGGCTACTCCCCTTGGCCAAGTAGGCCTGTTCACCTGCAAAAACCCAGTTCCAACCCCAATGGGCGGACGAATATTCAAACTGACGGCCACGTTCGAGCGGGCTTTTCATTCATAA
- a CDS encoding phage tail tape measure protein translates to MTNIAELGIKVDSSDAAQATTELDKLAAAGGRAEKAADAVSAGFEKASGSASGLNSAESKLNETTDQAIARLTAMAKASLDSSEYYQRLTTSVTANTAAVDGSASSAESLAALRRRLQAESDALVGSTDQLTTSTKQAAAATGVQAEGLSALLGRINPAVAALDKLDQQQAELQKYKNSGLIDAETFREYSTRIDASRQKLGEFSDTVKSTGVSTAQTQAALRQLPAQFSDIFTSLAGGQNPLLVLIQQGGQIKDSFGGIGPTLDVFGNKVKSILGIGGGIGSLGDALQAVGSGGKAAAEGAEAAGAGIGSLAEGANTAADAGKNAKEAADALRSAAPATAAGFGLILGGVVATTAALVALGIAYKQGSSETTAYNTSLAMTGNTAGTTAAQLSVMAKAVSGSNGTIHEASASLAQLSASTRIPVTSFEMIAKAAANFEDATNKATSETVSNFEKIAKDPVKATLALNDSLNFLTASTYEQITSLERQGKTQEAATVASTAYAESLNSVSAKVKANLGTIESAWKDVADGAKGAWDAMLNVGREKSFADKMSDLELRIADFKAQGESIGGSFGASLSSNAIAKLEAEKTQLLIEKGEQDRRAAARGAAQESQQKALSAAEHIGKVRAEFQSNEQKREKEIADYRRNVDELRKNNSQSALLDEKKIAQDIQNIKDKYKDPKAASPGAVDLTAFNAAQNQLKSITGYYDGVQKELEASQKAGLVSAESYASQRAAIIEQQKGDVTSAYEAEIAALEAARAKASTSAEQRIQLDQKIADARTSMVEAQKKADSELSVLATSEAGRLKKQELAVSTYTSALEQQVKTLRQQGQRSAATLGMGDRQRGLTDQQNSVDDRINQQKVELANQYGDGSRGMSLDEYNLKLAALNKNQQDLRDTVQANYDDMTTAQNGWSSGASSAFQDYLEQARDVAGQTKTLFTNAFDSMDDSLANFVISGKFSFSDFTKSVLSDMARIATRQASSALLGSLFGAATSYFGGGASAATSFGSTAGSTAAGYSDAALSGWSGIGQAKGGAWSGGVQMFANGGAFTNSIVSKPTAFGIAGGGYGVMGEAGDEAIMPLTRTAGGQLGVRALGGGGGSSNTYNFPVSVSVQTSGESAGESQQVSTELGKGIQRAAKVEAETAIARAVQPGGSIWRLTNGRQ, encoded by the coding sequence ATGACGAACATTGCTGAACTCGGCATCAAGGTTGATTCCAGCGATGCCGCACAAGCGACCACGGAACTGGACAAGCTCGCCGCAGCGGGCGGGCGGGCCGAGAAGGCAGCAGACGCGGTATCGGCAGGATTTGAAAAGGCGTCCGGCTCCGCGTCGGGACTGAATTCGGCCGAGAGCAAGCTCAACGAGACAACGGATCAGGCTATCGCACGCCTTACGGCAATGGCAAAGGCCTCTCTGGACTCCAGCGAGTACTACCAGCGACTGACCACCAGCGTCACCGCCAATACTGCTGCTGTGGACGGTTCCGCGTCTTCGGCAGAAAGCCTTGCAGCGCTTCGGCGTCGTCTTCAGGCTGAATCTGATGCGCTGGTAGGCTCCACTGACCAGCTGACCACATCCACCAAGCAGGCTGCCGCCGCTACTGGCGTCCAGGCTGAAGGATTGTCGGCGCTTCTCGGCAGGATCAACCCGGCCGTTGCCGCGCTCGACAAGTTGGACCAGCAGCAGGCCGAGCTTCAGAAGTACAAAAATTCGGGACTGATCGATGCCGAGACGTTCCGCGAATATTCCACGCGCATTGATGCCTCCCGGCAGAAGCTGGGCGAATTCAGTGACACTGTAAAAAGCACCGGCGTATCGACTGCCCAGACCCAGGCGGCGCTGCGCCAATTGCCCGCGCAGTTTTCGGACATCTTCACCAGCCTTGCCGGCGGGCAGAACCCACTGCTGGTTTTGATCCAGCAGGGCGGACAGATCAAGGACTCGTTCGGCGGTATCGGTCCGACGCTTGATGTTTTTGGCAACAAAGTAAAGTCGATTCTTGGGATTGGCGGCGGGATTGGGTCTCTTGGTGATGCCCTGCAAGCAGTTGGGAGCGGAGGCAAAGCCGCCGCAGAGGGGGCAGAAGCCGCAGGTGCTGGCATAGGTAGTCTCGCAGAGGGTGCTAATACGGCTGCTGATGCAGGCAAGAACGCAAAAGAAGCTGCTGATGCCTTGAGATCAGCGGCGCCCGCCACGGCTGCTGGTTTTGGCCTTATCCTTGGCGGCGTCGTTGCAACTACCGCGGCCCTAGTAGCTCTAGGTATCGCCTACAAGCAGGGAAGCTCAGAGACGACCGCCTACAATACTTCTCTTGCCATGACGGGTAACACCGCAGGGACAACGGCCGCCCAACTGAGCGTAATGGCGAAAGCCGTATCCGGATCAAACGGTACGATTCACGAAGCCTCTGCGAGCTTGGCGCAGCTCTCGGCATCGACGCGCATCCCGGTCACGTCCTTCGAGATGATTGCGAAAGCTGCGGCAAATTTCGAGGATGCTACCAACAAAGCCACGTCAGAAACTGTCTCAAACTTCGAGAAAATAGCCAAGGACCCTGTAAAGGCAACGCTCGCGCTTAATGACTCTCTCAACTTTCTTACTGCCAGCACATATGAGCAGATCACGTCGCTGGAGCGTCAGGGTAAAACCCAGGAAGCAGCTACTGTTGCGAGCACGGCTTACGCTGAATCACTGAACTCAGTATCCGCCAAGGTGAAAGCCAATCTCGGGACTATCGAATCCGCATGGAAGGACGTTGCGGACGGAGCAAAAGGTGCCTGGGATGCGATGCTCAACGTCGGCAGAGAGAAATCTTTCGCCGATAAAATGTCAGACCTTGAGCTCCGAATTGCTGATTTCAAAGCTCAGGGCGAATCAATTGGCGGATCGTTCGGCGCATCTTTGTCGAGCAATGCGATCGCCAAGTTGGAGGCAGAGAAGACGCAGCTGCTCATTGAAAAAGGAGAGCAAGACCGTCGAGCGGCCGCAAGAGGAGCGGCGCAAGAGTCCCAGCAGAAGGCTTTGTCTGCCGCAGAGCACATCGGCAAGGTGCGAGCGGAATTCCAGAGCAACGAACAAAAGCGAGAGAAGGAGATCGCTGATTACCGGAGGAATGTAGATGAGCTGAGGAAAAACAATTCCCAAAGCGCATTGCTTGATGAAAAGAAGATTGCTCAAGACATTCAGAACATCAAGGACAAATACAAGGATCCTAAAGCTGCATCGCCTGGAGCAGTTGACCTCACAGCATTTAACGCCGCACAAAACCAACTGAAGTCGATTACCGGTTATTACGACGGCGTCCAGAAGGAGCTGGAGGCATCGCAGAAAGCTGGGCTGGTATCTGCAGAGTCCTATGCCAGTCAGCGCGCGGCGATCATTGAGCAGCAGAAGGGGGATGTGACATCCGCCTATGAGGCAGAGATAGCGGCACTTGAGGCTGCGCGCGCAAAGGCTTCTACCAGCGCCGAGCAGCGCATCCAGCTTGATCAGAAGATCGCTGACGCTCGCACCTCTATGGTGGAGGCGCAGAAAAAGGCTGACAGCGAGCTTTCTGTTTTAGCCACCAGTGAGGCCGGTAGGCTCAAGAAGCAGGAGCTGGCTGTATCGACATACACCAGTGCACTTGAGCAGCAGGTCAAAACGCTGCGCCAGCAAGGGCAGCGCTCTGCGGCCACTCTCGGCATGGGTGATCGCCAGCGCGGACTGACGGACCAGCAGAACTCCGTAGATGACAGGATCAACCAGCAGAAGGTCGAGCTTGCCAACCAATACGGTGATGGCTCTCGGGGTATGAGCCTTGACGAGTACAACCTGAAACTGGCAGCGCTCAATAAGAACCAGCAGGATCTGCGCGACACGGTTCAGGCCAATTACGACGACATGACCACCGCCCAAAACGGCTGGAGTTCGGGAGCATCGTCTGCGTTTCAGGACTATCTAGAACAGGCCAGAGATGTCGCTGGACAAACAAAAACGCTATTCACGAATGCCTTTGACAGCATGGATGACTCTTTGGCGAATTTTGTAATATCGGGGAAATTTTCGTTTTCTGATTTCACAAAGTCCGTTTTGTCCGACATGGCTCGAATCGCAACGCGCCAGGCAAGTTCCGCTCTGCTCGGAAGCCTTTTCGGGGCAGCTACAAGCTACTTTGGCGGTGGAGCATCAGCAGCTACCTCCTTTGGTTCTACCGCGGGCTCTACAGCCGCTGGCTACAGCGATGCAGCTCTAAGCGGATGGTCTGGAATTGGACAGGCCAAAGGCGGGGCGTGGTCTGGCGGTGTGCAGATGTTCGCCAATGGTGGCGCATTCACCAACAGCATCGTCAGCAAGCCCACTGCATTTGGTATCGCTGGGGGTGGTTACGGTGTCATGGGTGAGGCAGGGGATGAGGCTATCATGCCTCTAACCAGAACCGCAGGCGGTCAGCTTGGCGTTCGCGCGCTGGGCGGCGGTGGCGGCTCCAGCAACACCTACAACTTCCCTGTCTCCGTCTCGGTGCAGACATCCGGTGAATCTGCTGGTGAATCTCAGCAGGTATCAACGGAGCTTGGCAAAGGCATACAGCGTGCAGCGAAAGTTGAGGCTGAAACGGCTATTGCCCGCGCGGTGCAGCCGGGCGGGTCAATCTGGCGGCTCACAAATGGCAGGCAGTAA
- a CDS encoding DUF1799 domain-containing protein: MTKADIPDEEVEVWPDAWRAFRLFESLSTQWRTGPGGASGLDYAAIPATAQMTGMKRSELPGIFSDLRTLEVEALLVMSESK, encoded by the coding sequence ATGACCAAGGCCGACATCCCCGATGAGGAGGTCGAGGTATGGCCGGATGCATGGCGTGCCTTCCGACTGTTCGAGTCTCTGTCTACTCAGTGGCGCACAGGTCCGGGCGGCGCGTCCGGGCTTGATTACGCCGCCATCCCAGCAACCGCCCAGATGACCGGCATGAAACGCAGCGAACTGCCTGGCATCTTTTCCGACCTCCGCACGCTGGAAGTCGAAGCACTGCTCGTGATGAGCGAATCGAAATAA
- a CDS encoding phage tail assembly chaperone, with amino-acid sequence MAKIKIAHNPTFKAPVMIPRIGESPVKVDFEFKYMDRKALAEMFESWNKGRKDLNAKTNEDGMTWQEVTAAEILLQVQQIKDVVTGWGFDDKFSDESITALVTTCVGAPQAVIEAYQGAYDPARLGN; translated from the coding sequence ATGGCCAAGATCAAGATCGCTCACAACCCGACTTTCAAAGCGCCGGTGATGATCCCTCGCATCGGTGAGTCGCCGGTGAAGGTCGACTTCGAATTCAAGTACATGGACCGCAAGGCCCTGGCCGAGATGTTCGAGTCGTGGAACAAGGGCCGCAAGGACTTGAACGCCAAAACCAACGAAGACGGCATGACCTGGCAAGAAGTGACGGCGGCCGAGATCCTGCTGCAGGTTCAGCAGATCAAAGACGTGGTGACGGGCTGGGGCTTCGACGACAAGTTCAGCGACGAGTCAATCACTGCACTGGTCACCACCTGCGTCGGAGCGCCTCAGGCAGTCATCGAGGCATACCAGGGCGCGTACGATCCGGCCCGCCTGGGAAACTGA